The proteins below come from a single Agromyces flavus genomic window:
- the dprA gene encoding DNA-processing protein DprA, with product MSRLETTAADVSEALLVLRGADDPAPASTVVAAAILGYVSEPGDGVLGRIIDALGVEWTAASLIEHRPESEWSASLVEHGAEVAARELVAGLDRWRPRVDHAAFVRTVEQAARVRARLLIPSDAAWPDGLRGLEAHGPRALWVRGRVDALAESPSIALVGARAASHYGEHVTVEAAAGLVDRGFAIVSGGAYGIDGAAHRSALASGGTTVAFLAGGVDRFYPVGHEALLGRVADTGAVVSELPCGAAPTRWRFLQRNRLIAAAADATVVLEAGIRSGSLNTAGHAAALGRPLGAVPGPVTSPASAGCHRLLREFDAVCVTDASQMAELVAARLPAEASQGEGLDGAALGDGITDDGATDDGAILRRVHGALDDLTEAERRVFDALGVRRSRTVSELAERSRLGTGAVLGGLGALEATGLARRVADGWVRRRSA from the coding sequence ATGAGCCGGCTCGAGACGACCGCGGCCGACGTGTCCGAAGCGCTCCTCGTGCTGCGCGGTGCCGATGATCCGGCGCCCGCGTCTACCGTCGTCGCCGCCGCCATCCTCGGATACGTCTCCGAACCGGGCGACGGCGTGCTGGGGCGCATCATCGACGCCCTGGGCGTCGAATGGACGGCCGCATCGCTCATCGAGCACCGCCCCGAGTCCGAGTGGTCCGCATCGCTCGTCGAGCACGGTGCAGAGGTCGCCGCACGCGAGCTGGTCGCGGGGCTGGACCGCTGGCGTCCGCGCGTGGACCACGCGGCGTTCGTGCGGACCGTCGAGCAGGCGGCGCGAGTGCGCGCGCGTCTGCTGATCCCCTCCGACGCGGCCTGGCCCGACGGGCTGCGCGGACTCGAGGCGCATGGGCCCCGCGCGCTGTGGGTGCGCGGTCGCGTCGATGCGCTCGCCGAGTCGCCCTCCATCGCGCTCGTCGGGGCGCGCGCCGCATCCCATTACGGCGAGCACGTCACGGTCGAGGCGGCCGCAGGGCTCGTGGATCGGGGCTTCGCGATCGTCTCGGGCGGCGCCTACGGCATCGACGGCGCCGCCCACCGATCCGCGCTCGCCAGCGGCGGCACGACGGTGGCGTTCCTCGCCGGCGGCGTCGACCGGTTCTATCCGGTCGGTCACGAGGCGCTGCTCGGCCGCGTCGCCGACACCGGCGCGGTCGTCTCCGAACTCCCGTGCGGCGCGGCGCCCACACGTTGGCGGTTCCTCCAGCGCAACAGGTTGATTGCGGCAGCCGCCGATGCGACGGTCGTGCTCGAGGCGGGCATCCGGTCCGGCTCGCTGAACACCGCGGGTCACGCGGCGGCGCTCGGTCGCCCGCTCGGTGCGGTACCCGGCCCGGTCACGAGCCCGGCGTCGGCGGGGTGCCATCGCCTCCTGCGCGAGTTCGACGCGGTCTGCGTCACGGACGCCTCGCAGATGGCCGAACTCGTCGCGGCGCGCCTGCCGGCGGAAGCCAGCCAGGGCGAAGGCCTCGACGGGGCCGCGCTGGGCGATGGCATCACCGACGACGGCGCCACCGACGACGGCGCCATCCTTCGACGCGTCCACGGGGCGCTCGACGACCTGACCGAAGCGGAACGCCGCGTCTTCGACGCGCTCGGCGTGCGCCGGTCACGGACCGTTTCCGAGCTGGCGGAGCGATCCCGTCTCGGAACCGGCGCGGTCCTGGGCGGCCTCGGCGCCCTCGAAGCGACCGGGCTGGCGCGGCGCGTCGCCGACGGCTGGGTTCGGCGGCGCTCCGCCTGA
- a CDS encoding phosphodiesterase, which produces MDHPRLGRYPAARHVIAHLSDTHFLAGGAPLGGLADTVAHLDRAIVQLRRLAGSLAAILVTGDVADLGEPDAYRRIRDALQPLADETGARLIWVMGNHDERTPFAEILLGEPEPGGPVNRVIEVDGLRIVTLDSSVPGYHHGVLESSTLNWLDEVLAEPAEHGTVVALHHAPIATPLALMDVLELRGQDEFADVIRGRDVRAILGGHLHYPTQGEFAGIPVFVAGSLAYTMDLSAPPRELVGIDGGHSVSLVHFFDDGVVSSVVPVGAFAEITSFGEQFLREVEDLDDAGRLERFSRKREATGG; this is translated from the coding sequence ATGGACCATCCTCGGCTCGGCCGGTACCCCGCGGCACGCCACGTCATCGCACACCTCAGTGACACGCACTTCCTCGCCGGAGGCGCGCCGCTCGGCGGCCTCGCCGACACCGTCGCGCACCTCGATCGCGCGATCGTGCAGTTGCGGCGGCTCGCGGGCTCGCTCGCCGCCATCCTGGTGACCGGAGACGTCGCCGACCTCGGCGAACCCGACGCCTATCGGCGCATCCGGGATGCGCTCCAGCCGCTCGCCGACGAGACCGGTGCGCGGCTGATCTGGGTCATGGGCAACCACGACGAGCGCACGCCCTTCGCCGAGATCCTCCTCGGCGAGCCCGAGCCTGGAGGGCCCGTCAACCGCGTGATCGAGGTCGATGGGCTGCGGATCGTCACCCTCGACTCGAGCGTTCCGGGCTACCACCACGGCGTGCTCGAGAGCTCCACGTTGAACTGGCTCGACGAGGTCCTGGCCGAGCCGGCCGAGCACGGAACCGTCGTCGCCCTGCACCATGCACCGATCGCGACGCCCCTCGCGCTCATGGACGTGCTCGAGCTCAGGGGCCAAGACGAGTTCGCCGACGTCATCCGCGGACGCGACGTCCGCGCCATCCTCGGCGGGCACCTGCACTACCCGACCCAAGGCGAGTTCGCGGGCATCCCGGTGTTCGTCGCGGGTTCGCTGGCGTACACGATGGACCTCTCCGCGCCGCCGCGCGAACTCGTGGGCATCGACGGCGGGCACTCGGTCTCCCTCGTGCACTTCTTCGACGACGGCGTCGTCAGCTCGGTCGTACCCGTCGGTGCATTCGCCGAGATCACGAGCTTCGGCGAGCAGTTCCTGCGCGAGGTCGAAGACCTCGACGACGCGGGCCGGTTGGAACGCTTCTCACGGAAGCGCGAGGCCACCGGCGGATGA